The Nitrospinaceae bacterium genome has a segment encoding these proteins:
- a CDS encoding hydrogenase expression protein produces MATNSAPFPPGKLPADLLGKLLSDVEGHPRLLVGPRVGEDAAVIDMGDRCVIVKSDPITFAEKRIGWYAVHVNANDIACMGARPAWFLATLLLPERQTDESMVATIWRDIRAACSEIGATLCGGHTEITIGLSRPIVCGQMLGEAPKENIIRGEGAREGDAILLTRAVPVEGAAIMAEVKGDELAKSLGQDLIDRAKGYLDTPGLSVVQQALAAAATGHVHAMHDPTEGGLATGLHELAEAAGLGAVIDETAIPLSSEGEAMCLSLGLDPLGVITSGALLLAAAPEGEAHVRRALEESGALGVRIGTLHPESDGIHLRGNKGERPLPRYDSDEIGKIF; encoded by the coding sequence ATGGCCACTAATTCTGCGCCCTTCCCTCCGGGAAAGCTTCCGGCCGATCTTCTCGGCAAGCTTCTCTCCGATGTGGAAGGCCATCCCCGCCTCCTGGTCGGGCCCCGTGTCGGCGAGGATGCCGCCGTCATCGACATGGGTGATCGATGTGTCATCGTCAAATCCGACCCCATTACCTTTGCTGAAAAACGCATCGGCTGGTACGCCGTCCACGTTAATGCAAACGACATCGCCTGTATGGGCGCTCGGCCAGCCTGGTTCCTGGCCACTCTCCTCCTCCCTGAGAGGCAAACCGATGAAAGCATGGTCGCCACAATCTGGCGCGACATTCGCGCCGCCTGCAGTGAGATAGGAGCGACTCTCTGCGGTGGGCACACAGAGATCACCATCGGCCTCTCGCGACCTATCGTCTGCGGTCAGATGCTCGGCGAGGCGCCAAAGGAGAACATCATTCGAGGAGAGGGAGCCCGGGAGGGCGACGCCATTTTGCTCACCCGGGCGGTGCCTGTCGAGGGAGCCGCCATCATGGCCGAGGTAAAAGGAGACGAGCTGGCAAAAAGTCTTGGGCAGGATCTGATTGACCGCGCAAAGGGCTATCTCGACACCCCCGGCCTCAGCGTGGTCCAGCAGGCGCTGGCTGCCGCTGCCACCGGCCATGTACATGCCATGCACGATCCCACCGAGGGCGGGCTCGCCACCGGACTTCATGAGCTGGCAGAAGCAGCCGGGCTGGGAGCCGTGATCGATGAGACGGCCATCCCGCTTTCAAGCGAGGGGGAGGCTATGTGCCTGTCGCTTGGCCTTGATCCGCTCGGGGTGATTACCTCGGGCGCGCTGCTTTTGGCCGCGGCCCCCGAGGGAGAGGCGCATGTGCGCCGGGCACTTGAAGAATCGGGCGCCTTAGGGGTGCGCATCGGCACCCTGCACCCCGAATCAGACGGCATACACCTTCGCGGGAACAAGGGGGAGCGCCCCCTTCCCCGCTATGATTCAGATGAAATCGGAAAGATTTTCTAA
- a CDS encoding NADH-quinone oxidoreductase subunit M, whose product MENYLLSLIAFVPLTGAVIVMLFFKKEQTSAIKGFATAVAGLDFLLSIPLWTRFDTSEAGFQFIQKMNWIPSIGVSYFVAVDGISVLLILLTTITMIVATVSSFTAIVEREKEYYVCLLLMATGMLGTFMAIDIFLFYVFFEITLVPMYFLIGIWGGTRKLYAAIKFFLYTLFGSVLMLLGILALYFANLKYGTGNLTFDLTQLYAVGPKIPIALQSWIFLAFFIGFAIKVPMFPFHTWLPDAHVEAPTAGSVILAGILLKMGTYGFVRFVLPVLPQASQLFVPFMVLLSIVGIIYGALVAMAQTDVKKLVAYSSVSHLGFVMLGVFALNEQGVLGGQLQMINHGISTGALFLLVGMVYERRHTREISEFGGLSKQMPVYSTIFAITMLSSIGLPGLNGFVGEFLILLGAFKASYIYAAFAVVGIVLGAAYMLWLFQRMFFGTLDNPENQKLTDCNSREILYMLPMIVLMFWIGLYPKPFLSRMEASVAKVVKMVNVASVPQNTKSAALPKRVRTSVKNN is encoded by the coding sequence ATGGAGAATTATCTTCTTTCGCTAATCGCTTTCGTTCCCCTCACGGGGGCGGTGATTGTTATGCTCTTTTTCAAAAAGGAGCAGACGAGCGCCATTAAAGGTTTCGCCACGGCGGTGGCGGGTTTGGACTTCTTGCTATCCATTCCGCTATGGACCCGATTTGATACATCGGAGGCAGGGTTTCAGTTCATACAAAAAATGAACTGGATACCCTCCATCGGGGTGAGCTATTTCGTTGCTGTGGACGGGATTAGTGTTCTACTGATTTTGCTCACGACGATAACGATGATAGTGGCTACAGTCTCTTCGTTCACGGCCATCGTAGAGCGAGAGAAGGAATATTACGTATGCCTGTTGCTGATGGCGACGGGGATGCTCGGCACCTTCATGGCGATCGACATATTCCTTTTCTACGTATTCTTTGAAATCACATTGGTCCCGATGTATTTCCTCATCGGTATTTGGGGCGGAACGAGAAAGCTCTACGCGGCTATCAAATTTTTCCTCTATACGTTGTTCGGAAGTGTGCTCATGCTGTTGGGTATACTGGCGCTCTACTTCGCTAACCTGAAATATGGCACCGGAAACCTGACTTTCGACCTGACCCAGCTATATGCTGTGGGCCCGAAAATTCCGATTGCGCTTCAATCCTGGATCTTCCTAGCCTTCTTTATAGGATTCGCAATCAAGGTGCCGATGTTCCCGTTCCATACTTGGCTGCCAGATGCCCACGTTGAGGCGCCAACGGCCGGGAGTGTCATCCTGGCGGGTATTTTGCTGAAAATGGGAACCTACGGGTTTGTCCGTTTCGTGTTGCCGGTGTTGCCACAGGCGAGCCAGTTGTTTGTCCCGTTCATGGTGCTGCTATCGATAGTCGGGATTATTTACGGTGCGCTGGTGGCCATGGCGCAAACCGATGTGAAAAAACTTGTTGCCTACTCATCGGTGAGCCATCTTGGTTTCGTAATGTTGGGTGTGTTCGCTCTCAACGAGCAAGGGGTCCTCGGCGGTCAGCTTCAAATGATCAACCACGGTATCAGCACCGGGGCGCTCTTCCTCTTGGTGGGAATGGTGTACGAGCGGCGGCACACGCGGGAAATTTCAGAATTTGGCGGTTTATCAAAACAGATGCCAGTTTACTCAACGATTTTCGCCATAACGATGCTGAGCAGCATTGGGCTTCCAGGATTGAACGGATTCGTTGGCGAATTCTTGATACTTCTCGGTGCTTTCAAGGCAAGCTATATATATGCGGCATTTGCCGTAGTCGGTATCGTACTTGGAGCGGCTTACATGCTGTGGCTGTTCCAGCGGATGTTTTTTGGAACGTTGGATAACCCTGAGAACCAGAAACTCACCGACTGCAATAGCCGTGAAATTTTGTACATGCTTCCGATGATCGTGCTGATGTTCTGGATTGGCTTATATCCAAAGCCGTTCCTCTCAAGGATGGAAGCGAGTGTGGCGAAGGTGGTGAAAATGGTGAACGTGGCCTCAGTGCCGCAAAATACAAAATCTGCTGCCCTACCGAAGCGAGTTAGAACTTCGGTGAAAAATAATTAA
- a CDS encoding UDP-glucose/GDP-mannose dehydrogenase family protein, with product MKICVLGCGYVGLVTSAVFSDMGNDVICVDIDEKRIKDLQSGECPIFEPGLPEVLSRNTQEKRLEFSTSTAHGVEQSEIIFICVGTPPKDGGETDLSQVESAARAIAKSLNGHKIIVNKSTVPVGTGDFVRKVIEEYRGGNGSFDVVSNPEFLREGQALSDSLHPDRIVIGASSEESAARLLELYRPWDSTVFVTDILSAEIIKYASNAFLATKISFINAVANLCEVSGADVAEVAKGVGADKRIGSSFIDAGLGYGGSCFPKDIDSLIHMAEKYGTGFGLLQEVVDINENRIERFVDRIIERVGAGGDNPLSGKTIAILGLAFKPETDDMREAKSVPLCNKLLKAGAKLQAYDPISMENAKKVMGEKNIEYCRGAVAAAQGADAVVVVTEWREFIQLDLGRIRDALKDPILFDGRNIYVPEQVAQEGIEYHCIGRGPTLPNQRG from the coding sequence ATGAAAATTTGTGTGCTCGGATGTGGTTATGTTGGTTTGGTTACTTCTGCTGTGTTTTCCGACATGGGTAATGATGTCATTTGTGTGGACATTGATGAAAAACGTATCAAAGATCTTCAGTCGGGAGAATGTCCGATTTTCGAGCCTGGCTTGCCAGAGGTTTTGAGCCGAAACACCCAGGAAAAACGCCTTGAATTTTCCACCTCGACAGCCCACGGCGTAGAGCAAAGCGAAATTATTTTCATCTGTGTGGGCACGCCGCCCAAGGATGGAGGAGAAACAGATCTCTCCCAGGTGGAATCGGCCGCAAGAGCTATCGCCAAGTCTCTTAACGGGCACAAGATTATTGTAAATAAGAGCACGGTCCCGGTGGGTACTGGCGATTTCGTCCGAAAGGTGATTGAGGAATATCGCGGAGGGAACGGTTCGTTTGATGTGGTGAGCAACCCTGAGTTTCTTCGAGAAGGGCAGGCACTAAGCGACTCCCTCCATCCTGATCGAATAGTGATCGGCGCCTCATCCGAAGAATCGGCCGCTCGCCTTTTGGAGCTTTACCGTCCTTGGGACAGCACGGTTTTCGTGACAGATATTCTTAGCGCCGAAATCATCAAATATGCATCCAATGCCTTTTTAGCCACGAAAATCAGTTTTATTAATGCCGTGGCTAACCTTTGTGAAGTCTCGGGGGCCGATGTTGCGGAGGTGGCGAAAGGCGTTGGCGCCGACAAGCGGATTGGCTCAAGTTTTATAGATGCGGGTTTGGGCTATGGCGGATCGTGCTTCCCGAAAGACATCGACTCGTTGATACACATGGCGGAAAAATATGGAACCGGGTTCGGTCTTTTGCAGGAAGTTGTCGATATCAACGAAAACCGGATAGAGCGATTTGTAGACAGGATTATCGAGAGGGTTGGAGCAGGCGGCGATAATCCACTTTCGGGGAAAACTATCGCGATCCTCGGGCTGGCCTTCAAGCCCGAAACGGACGATATGCGCGAGGCGAAAAGTGTGCCGCTGTGTAATAAATTGCTCAAGGCGGGCGCTAAATTACAAGCCTACGATCCGATCTCCATGGAGAATGCCAAGAAAGTCATGGGTGAAAAAAACATCGAATACTGCCGCGGGGCTGTTGCCGCTGCCCAGGGTGCGGATGCTGTAGTGGTGGTGACAGAATGGCGGGAGTTTATTCAACTCGATCTGGGCCGTATCCGCGATGCTCTCAAAGATCCGATTCTCTTTGATGGCCGAAATATCTATGTGCCTGAGCAGGTTGCCCAGGAGGGAATCGAATATCATTGTATCGGCAGAGGGCCAACCCTTCCTAATCAGAGGGGCTAG
- a CDS encoding adenylyltransferase/cytidyltransferase family protein, whose amino-acid sequence MTDNNLTSKTKEKIKSLEDLAEILEEHRSQGSKIVQCHGVFDLLHIGHIRHFEEARKAGDILAVTLTPDEHVNKGPHRPAFPNLLRAEAVAALDCVDYVAINKWPLAVEAIRLLRPDFYAKGSDYKYSEEDRTGGIEKESMVVEAVGGQVIFTDDITYSSSSLINQHMNIFTDEVREYLRVFGEKYTTDDIVAFIESVRDKKVLVVGEAIIDEYQYCNSIGKSSKEPMLALQHLYTEKFAGGILAVANHVSNFCDQVSVLTFLGEENSQIGFVKDNLNDNIEELFLFRDRSPTIVKRRFIDQYFFTKLFEIYEMDDQGLGAKEDQQFCTLLNKRLHEFDVVLVVDFGHGMMSKNAVDILCEKSRFLAVNAQSNAGNLGYHTISTYPRADYACMAENEIRLEARNRRGDLNELILDLSKIITGGRVSVTRGKFGSRCYSERDGFSDCPAMAGQIVDRVGAGDSFLSLTAPCVAQGIPMEVVNFIGSAAGAQAVATIGNRSAIKRVSLYKHIESLLK is encoded by the coding sequence TTGACGGATAATAATCTCACCAGCAAGACCAAGGAAAAAATAAAGAGCCTCGAGGATTTGGCTGAAATTCTGGAGGAGCATCGTAGCCAGGGCAGCAAAATCGTCCAGTGCCATGGTGTTTTCGATTTGCTGCACATAGGGCATATCCGACATTTCGAGGAAGCCAGGAAAGCTGGTGATATTCTAGCCGTTACATTGACCCCCGATGAGCATGTGAATAAAGGCCCCCATCGGCCTGCTTTTCCTAACTTGCTTCGGGCAGAGGCTGTTGCTGCGCTGGATTGCGTGGATTATGTGGCCATCAATAAATGGCCTCTGGCTGTTGAGGCTATACGCCTTCTTCGTCCCGATTTTTATGCCAAGGGCTCGGACTACAAATACTCTGAGGAAGATCGGACGGGTGGAATAGAAAAAGAATCGATGGTTGTTGAGGCGGTGGGCGGGCAGGTGATTTTCACCGACGACATTACCTACAGCTCCTCAAGCCTGATCAACCAGCACATGAATATTTTTACGGACGAGGTTCGGGAGTATTTGCGTGTGTTTGGCGAGAAGTACACGACGGATGATATTGTGGCGTTTATCGAAAGTGTCCGGGATAAAAAGGTTTTGGTCGTAGGCGAGGCCATCATCGACGAATATCAATATTGCAATAGCATCGGTAAATCGTCGAAAGAACCTATGCTCGCACTCCAGCACCTGTACACAGAAAAATTCGCCGGTGGAATTTTGGCCGTGGCTAATCACGTGTCGAACTTCTGCGATCAGGTTAGCGTTCTTACTTTTCTTGGCGAGGAAAACTCTCAGATAGGATTTGTTAAGGATAATCTGAACGACAATATTGAAGAATTGTTTCTTTTCAGGGACCGCTCGCCCACCATCGTAAAACGTCGGTTTATCGATCAGTATTTCTTTACAAAGCTATTTGAAATTTATGAGATGGATGACCAGGGGCTGGGTGCCAAGGAAGATCAGCAATTTTGCACCCTGCTCAATAAGCGTTTGCATGAATTTGACGTTGTGCTCGTGGTGGATTTTGGACATGGCATGATGAGCAAAAATGCAGTCGATATTTTGTGCGAAAAGTCGCGATTCCTGGCGGTCAATGCCCAATCGAATGCGGGCAATCTGGGGTACCACACCATCTCCACCTATCCACGAGCCGATTACGCCTGCATGGCGGAAAACGAAATTAGGCTAGAGGCCCGAAATCGCCGGGGCGATTTGAATGAACTGATTCTCGATCTTTCGAAAATCATCACAGGCGGGCGCGTTTCTGTTACCCGGGGGAAATTCGGGAGCCGCTGCTATAGCGAGAGGGACGGATTCAGCGACTGCCCGGCCATGGCGGGACAGATTGTGGACAGAGTGGGTGCGGGGGATTCGTTTCTCTCGCTGACGGCCCCCTGTGTGGCGCAAGGGATACCCATGGAGGTTGTAAATTTTATTGGAAGCGCTGCCGGGGCACAGGCGGTCGCTACGATCGGAAACCGCTCGGCCATAAAGCGCGTTTCACTATACAAGCATATCGAGTCTCTTCTTAAGTAG
- a CDS encoding HAD family hydrolase, whose protein sequence is MSSEEWGILLDFDGTLTKPAFDWEAMKNEMAIEDGTMILEYIETAPPERAREIADILERHETEVAHRAEPNEGAHELVASLREMNLPIGIVTNNAMRHVDVMLKRIELSFETIITRDVGIWKPDPRHVILGAEAIDVPPKNCIFIGDGKLDMLAAGKAGMTTIHLTHQSGPKSDYRVPRLIDAIPIIRTIAFNKISP, encoded by the coding sequence ATGTCTTCTGAAGAATGGGGCATTCTACTCGATTTCGACGGCACGCTCACTAAGCCAGCCTTCGATTGGGAAGCCATGAAAAATGAAATGGCGATTGAGGACGGCACGATGATCCTCGAGTACATCGAAACCGCCCCGCCCGAGCGGGCCCGCGAGATCGCGGACATACTAGAGCGCCACGAAACCGAGGTGGCGCACCGAGCCGAACCCAATGAGGGAGCCCATGAACTGGTCGCCTCCTTGCGCGAGATGAACCTGCCAATCGGGATTGTCACCAACAACGCCATGCGTCATGTCGACGTTATGCTCAAACGCATCGAACTTTCATTCGAAACCATCATTACCCGAGATGTTGGCATATGGAAGCCAGACCCGCGCCATGTCATTCTGGGCGCAGAGGCCATCGATGTTCCTCCGAAAAATTGTATCTTCATCGGCGACGGCAAACTCGATATGCTCGCAGCAGGAAAAGCGGGTATGACGACAATTCACCTCACACACCAATCCGGCCCAAAATCCGACTACCGGGTTCCTCGCCTCATTGATGCCATTCCGATAATCCGCACAATCGCTTTCAATAAAATTAGCCCCTAA
- a CDS encoding SIS domain-containing protein: MGPLDFTNMKAETYFGQLGSLLLETQVTQSGGAALSLEEGMARAAQMVLSLVPAKAGASEAEGSLPKAMIIGNGGSAAIASHIQNDMCKSVGVPTMVFNEPALLTALANDDGYDTAFRQMVEMWAGPDDLLMAISSSGKSANILGAVEAACSRGCRVITFSGFSPDNSLRGMGDLNFHISSDSYGLVEVAHMALAHYVTDSAMHNIDKGRN, encoded by the coding sequence ATGGGGCCCCTGGATTTTACGAACATGAAGGCGGAAACCTATTTTGGGCAGCTCGGGAGTCTGCTTTTGGAAACGCAGGTGACGCAGAGCGGCGGCGCAGCTCTTTCTCTTGAGGAAGGGATGGCGCGGGCGGCGCAGATGGTGCTCTCGCTGGTTCCTGCCAAGGCAGGTGCATCCGAGGCGGAGGGCTCGCTTCCCAAGGCGATGATCATCGGAAATGGCGGGAGCGCGGCTATTGCCAGCCATATTCAGAATGACATGTGTAAAAGCGTAGGCGTGCCCACTATGGTGTTCAATGAGCCCGCGCTACTGACGGCTTTGGCGAACGACGATGGTTATGACACGGCGTTTCGCCAGATGGTGGAAATGTGGGCCGGGCCGGACGATTTGTTGATGGCAATTAGCAGCTCGGGGAAGTCTGCCAATATACTTGGTGCGGTGGAGGCGGCTTGCTCCCGGGGGTGCCGGGTGATCACTTTTTCGGGTTTTTCACCGGATAATTCTTTGCGGGGGATGGGCGACTTGAATTTTCATATTTCCTCGGATTCGTATGGTCTTGTGGAGGTTGCCCATATGGCGCTGGCCCACTATGTGACGGACAGTGCCATGCACAACATAGACAAGGGAAGGAACTGA
- a CDS encoding NAD-dependent epimerase/dehydratase family protein, with protein sequence MSDNDFNKVLVTGGAGYVGSVLVPKLLAAGHRVRVLDLFMFGEDILSPDGDNPNLEQIKGDIRNRETLENALEGCDAVIHLACISNDPSFELDPELGKSINYDAFVLLTELARDMGVRRFIYASSSSVYGIKDVDNVTEELPLLPLTDYSKYKAMCEDVLLEKDTPGFNWLILRPATVCGYSPRLRLDLTVNILTNHAITNRLIKVFGGDQMRPNIHIEDMTDLYVKSLEWPDEKIHGKIFNAGYDNKKVIEIAETIQDVIGEGVEIVRTPTDDNRSYHISSQKIKNELGFAPERTIKDAAADLVGAFEAGKIPDSMSDDRYYNIKVMQNINLK encoded by the coding sequence GTGTCTGATAACGACTTTAACAAAGTTCTCGTAACGGGTGGCGCTGGCTACGTAGGCTCGGTTCTGGTGCCCAAGCTTCTTGCCGCAGGGCACCGGGTCAGGGTGCTCGATCTTTTCATGTTCGGTGAAGATATTCTAAGCCCCGATGGGGATAATCCGAACCTTGAGCAGATCAAGGGCGACATTCGCAACCGCGAGACGCTTGAGAATGCGCTTGAGGGCTGCGATGCGGTGATACACCTTGCCTGCATTTCGAACGACCCGAGCTTTGAGCTTGACCCGGAACTGGGTAAATCCATCAACTACGATGCGTTTGTGTTGTTGACCGAGCTTGCCCGCGACATGGGGGTGCGCCGCTTCATTTACGCCTCCTCGTCCAGTGTCTACGGGATAAAGGATGTGGATAACGTTACCGAGGAACTCCCCCTTCTGCCCCTGACCGACTATTCGAAATACAAGGCCATGTGTGAGGACGTCCTACTCGAAAAGGACACGCCGGGCTTTAACTGGCTCATCCTTCGACCGGCGACGGTGTGCGGCTACTCGCCTCGACTTCGGCTGGACTTGACGGTGAACATCCTCACCAATCATGCCATCACCAACCGGCTGATCAAAGTGTTTGGCGGCGATCAGATGCGTCCCAACATTCATATTGAGGACATGACGGATCTGTATGTCAAAAGTCTTGAGTGGCCCGATGAGAAAATTCACGGAAAAATATTCAATGCCGGTTACGACAATAAAAAGGTCATTGAAATTGCCGAGACGATTCAGGATGTAATTGGCGAGGGCGTGGAAATCGTCAGGACCCCGACCGACGATAATCGCTCCTACCATATATCTTCACAAAAAATTAAAAACGAGTTGGGCTTTGCCCCCGAGAGAACGATCAAAGACGCCGCTGCCGACCTGGTGGGCGCGTTCGAAGCTGGAAAGATTCCCGATTCGATGTCCGATGATCGTTACTACAACATCAAAGTGATGCAAAATATAAATCTCAAGTAA
- a CDS encoding NADH-quinone oxidoreductase subunit N, with protein sequence MPIVIPDISLAVAAPEVGLVILLCVVLISDLFTPLENKAAIGVLSFVGVLIIGMISISQWGEGVRTTFSGFYVADNFSVFVKMVIIATTAISILLSLQYVKVEKINYGEYYGMILFAAFGMLVMASGSDLISIYLGLETMSISSYVLVSFMRHDPLSREAGLKYFLMGAFASGVLLYGIALSYGLTGSTSLAGIAQALSGPKGVAIAADPVMIFALILFVAGFGFKLALVPFHMWLPDAYTGAPTPITAFMSVAVKMATVAAVMRIFFVAFPALAGKWNLLLWLLAVFSMLWGNIAAIAQTNLKRMLAYSSIAHAGYILMGIVATTTFVGGKAVFAAQGVSAVLFYLVAYMVTNLGAFGMLIFICRDNYRGDNIEDWRGVGQAHPLAAMAFVVFFLSLGGLPPTAGFVGKLFLFGVAIQNEYYWLAVIGILSSAVSVYYYFRVVMVMYMEPRGESQPTVEFSLAPSLYVALTILVLATLYLGIFPGGFIEAAKNSVAGLI encoded by the coding sequence ATGCCGATTGTGATACCCGACATATCACTGGCTGTTGCCGCCCCGGAAGTGGGTTTGGTAATTTTGCTGTGCGTAGTGTTGATCTCAGACCTCTTTACGCCTCTTGAGAACAAAGCGGCCATCGGAGTTTTAAGCTTCGTCGGAGTTTTGATCATCGGGATGATTTCGATTTCCCAATGGGGCGAAGGCGTTAGAACCACTTTTAGCGGGTTCTATGTAGCTGATAATTTTAGTGTATTCGTGAAGATGGTGATTATCGCGACGACGGCGATATCGATACTTCTTTCACTTCAGTATGTGAAAGTTGAAAAAATAAACTATGGCGAATACTACGGAATGATTCTCTTCGCGGCGTTCGGTATGTTGGTTATGGCCTCTGGCAGCGATCTCATTTCGATATATCTCGGTTTAGAGACGATGAGCATCAGCAGTTATGTGCTGGTGAGTTTCATGCGGCATGACCCATTGAGCCGGGAGGCAGGCCTTAAATATTTCCTTATGGGCGCTTTTGCCTCAGGGGTGCTTCTCTATGGTATTGCACTGTCTTATGGGCTGACTGGAAGTACATCGCTGGCAGGAATTGCCCAGGCGCTATCAGGGCCAAAGGGAGTTGCAATAGCTGCCGACCCGGTAATGATTTTTGCGCTAATTTTGTTTGTCGCAGGATTCGGTTTCAAGTTGGCGCTCGTTCCTTTCCATATGTGGCTCCCTGATGCTTATACCGGCGCACCAACGCCCATCACGGCATTCATGTCGGTGGCGGTGAAGATGGCAACGGTGGCCGCTGTGATGCGTATCTTCTTTGTCGCGTTTCCGGCGCTAGCGGGTAAATGGAATCTCCTCCTCTGGCTGCTCGCGGTGTTCAGCATGCTCTGGGGCAACATTGCGGCCATAGCTCAGACGAATTTAAAGCGCATGCTCGCCTATTCGAGTATTGCCCATGCCGGATATATCTTGATGGGCATCGTTGCGACAACAACGTTTGTCGGTGGCAAGGCGGTGTTTGCTGCTCAAGGTGTGAGTGCTGTTCTTTTCTACCTGGTGGCCTATATGGTGACGAACCTGGGTGCCTTCGGGATGCTCATTTTCATCTGCCGGGATAATTACCGGGGTGACAATATCGAGGATTGGCGCGGCGTTGGCCAAGCTCATCCTTTGGCAGCAATGGCGTTCGTGGTGTTCTTTCTCTCGCTGGGCGGTCTTCCGCCAACCGCCGGTTTTGTCGGGAAGCTTTTTCTTTTCGGTGTGGCAATTCAGAACGAGTATTACTGGCTGGCGGTCATCGGTATCCTATCGAGCGCAGTCTCAGTCTATTATTATTTCCGCGTGGTGATGGTGATGTATATGGAGCCGCGAGGCGAAAGCCAGCCGACCGTGGAGTTTTCCTTGGCACCCTCGCTCTATGTTGCGCTGACAATTCTCGTGTTGGCGACGCTGTATCTGGGGATTTTCCCGGGCGGCTTTATCGAGGCAGCGAAAAACTCTGTCGCTGGTTTAATCTAG
- a CDS encoding VOC family protein yields MDYSFDHVHIICKDFDKMTAYFERVFGAEEVYREDNFHGAPNAVMKLGSARFFLRGVRPEETLGVAAPDAIMGLDHFSLAVDDVHAAAAELKERGAEFIREPGASGMGGRTTAFIRGPEDIRIELSERSGDTYKA; encoded by the coding sequence ATGGACTATTCATTCGACCACGTTCATATCATTTGTAAAGACTTTGACAAGATGACGGCTTATTTCGAGCGTGTCTTCGGCGCCGAGGAGGTATACCGGGAAGATAATTTTCACGGGGCGCCGAACGCTGTTATGAAGCTGGGTAGTGCGCGTTTTTTCTTGCGGGGGGTTCGCCCCGAGGAGACGCTTGGCGTGGCCGCCCCGGATGCAATTATGGGGCTGGACCATTTTTCCCTAGCTGTTGACGATGTGCATGCCGCCGCCGCCGAGCTCAAAGAGAGGGGAGCGGAGTTCATTCGCGAGCCGGGAGCCAGCGGCATGGGAGGGCGCACGACGGCTTTTATCAGGGGCCCCGAGGATATCCGCATCGAGCTTAGCGAGCGCTCAGGCGACACTTATAAGGCCTGA
- a CDS encoding SDR family oxidoreductase — protein sequence MKELKRAVVTGGAGFIGSHLVDRLLADGHEVVAIDSLVAGRRENLKTAEGHPNFTFHQADVASLEKIQPYFDGVDWVFHLASLADIVPSIQQPMLYHHSNVNGTVAVLEAARTAGASRLVYAASSSCYGLPDVFPTPEEAAIRPMYPYALTKYLGEQYVMHWAQVYKLPCVSLRLFNVFGPRSRTSGAYGAVFGVFLAQKISGKAFTVVGDGTQTRDFTFVADVVDAFATAAASDVSGEIFNVGSGDTYSVNRLVEQLGGEVEYIPKRPGEPDCTFADTKKIQEALDWRPRVSFEEGVTVMLKNIELWRKAPVWSKDSIAEATEDWFEYLG from the coding sequence ATGAAGGAGTTGAAGCGGGCTGTCGTCACTGGCGGCGCTGGATTTATTGGAAGTCACCTTGTTGACCGTCTTCTAGCGGATGGTCATGAGGTGGTTGCTATCGACAGCCTAGTTGCGGGGCGCCGGGAGAACCTTAAGACAGCAGAAGGTCATCCGAATTTTACTTTTCATCAGGCCGATGTCGCCTCTCTTGAGAAGATTCAACCATATTTCGATGGTGTCGACTGGGTGTTTCACCTCGCGTCTCTGGCGGATATCGTACCCTCGATCCAACAACCAATGCTCTACCATCATTCTAATGTGAACGGGACGGTGGCTGTCCTTGAGGCTGCGCGTACGGCTGGGGCAAGCCGCCTCGTGTATGCGGCATCGTCATCGTGCTATGGGTTGCCGGATGTATTTCCCACCCCCGAGGAGGCAGCCATTAGGCCGATGTACCCCTATGCCCTGACAAAGTATCTGGGCGAGCAATACGTCATGCACTGGGCCCAGGTTTATAAACTTCCATGCGTGTCTCTTAGGCTTTTCAATGTGTTTGGTCCCCGTTCGCGTACAAGTGGTGCTTATGGCGCGGTGTTTGGTGTATTCTTAGCGCAGAAGATTAGTGGCAAGGCGTTTACTGTGGTGGGAGACGGGACACAGACGCGGGATTTTACATTTGTTGCAGATGTGGTGGATGCGTTCGCTACCGCTGCCGCCTCGGATGTCAGCGGTGAAATATTCAACGTCGGTTCGGGCGATACCTATAGCGTGAATCGTCTGGTGGAACAGCTTGGCGGTGAGGTTGAATACATCCCCAAAAGACCCGGAGAGCCTGATTGTACATTCGCCGATACAAAGAAAATCCAGGAGGCGCTGGACTGGCGCCCCCGGGTGTCCTTTGAGGAGGGTGTGACTGTCATGCTGAAGAATATCGAACTATGGCGTAAGGCACCGGTATGGAGCAAAGATTCGATTGCCGAGGCCACGGAGGATTGGTTTGAGTATCTGGGTTAA